From Acidobacteriota bacterium, one genomic window encodes:
- a CDS encoding endonuclease/exonuclease/phosphatase family protein: MLKPLKFRQLYSVLFLLIAAAFITDSAAAQAPKGSLRVMTFNIRYDEPRDGVNAWPNRKQKVADVIRFHKADLVGVQEALLSQLRDLEKLLPDLAWCGVGRTDGKESGEYSAILYKKLRFQLIQTDTFWLNETGKVGEKGWDAALPRIVTWAKFKDRVSGKTFVHFNTHFDHVGEKARAESSSLILKKAGEIHGKGPFVVTGDFNVTQDSGAYKTIMAGTSVIKVADTRYASINGHFGGNSTFNAFKELEPGRTIDYIFVRDGIKVFEHAALSDRWDGLWASDHLPVLAEILIP; the protein is encoded by the coding sequence ATGCTAAAACCCCTCAAATTTCGGCAGTTGTACTCGGTTCTGTTTCTGCTCATCGCGGCGGCGTTCATAACCGATAGTGCCGCGGCTCAAGCTCCAAAGGGAAGCCTGCGGGTAATGACCTTCAACATCCGCTACGACGAACCCCGCGACGGCGTCAACGCGTGGCCGAACCGTAAGCAGAAGGTTGCGGATGTCATTCGCTTTCACAAGGCTGACCTCGTCGGCGTACAGGAAGCGTTGCTGTCGCAGTTGCGTGATCTCGAAAAGCTGCTGCCCGATCTTGCCTGGTGCGGTGTCGGCCGAACGGATGGCAAGGAAAGCGGCGAATATTCGGCGATCCTTTATAAGAAATTACGGTTTCAGCTCATCCAAACCGATACATTCTGGCTCAACGAGACCGGCAAGGTCGGAGAGAAGGGCTGGGACGCGGCTCTCCCACGCATTGTCACGTGGGCTAAGTTCAAAGACCGCGTTTCGGGCAAGACATTCGTACATTTCAACACACATTTTGACCACGTAGGTGAAAAAGCGAGGGCCGAGAGCTCGTCGCTTATTCTGAAAAAGGCGGGCGAGATCCACGGCAAGGGGCCGTTCGTCGTGACCGGCGATTTTAACGTGACGCAAGACAGCGGCGCATATAAAACGATCATGGCGGGAACGTCGGTGATCAAGGTCGCGGACACGCGCTACGCCAGCATCAACGGGCATTTTGGCGGCAATTCGACCTTCAACGCCTTTAAGGAACTCGAGCCCGGCCGCACCATCGACTACATTTTTGTTCGCGACGGCATTAAGGTTTTTGAGCACGCAGCACTTTCTGACCGCTGGGACGGGCTGTGGGCGTCAGACCATCTGCCTGTGCTGGCTGAGATACTTATTCCCTAA